Proteins encoded together in one Eriocheir sinensis breed Jianghai 21 unplaced genomic scaffold, ASM2467909v1 Scaffold151, whole genome shotgun sequence window:
- the LOC126990264 gene encoding uncharacterized protein LOC126990264, with protein sequence MFAREHRPLHQEENTFAPEASAQTEGRSTTPEFFEELIELPSSEDIAECVDEQDQRREELHSKREQRVEAAQEKQKAEYRNRKARGVKTFNFCVGMKVLKRNLRNETRKGGKMEQKWTGPYKVLDIDSSNRVALEAVSNGKKLKSRTPYNNLRPFLQSQLHCDRHLLDHRDGLQPSSIQGPVQPSPDTSQLPAELNSLEGQQHCEARLAPSLQREVPLAPAHGNPSEAAREVSIEGKWLTDLHIDHAQHLLGSSFLNVSGFQSTVVFQTAKCVHVKSPINSFVQILHVHNNHWLTVSNLQCNDNTVKVYDSLNNSLGISNKFDCQLAALLNCSSQFKVEYVKVQQQEGHSDCGLFAIAFATSLCFGIPPATQNFVQKDMRSHLASCFRKGVLEPFPVFPSTITPTSSKCYVVDLCLQCRRPKSDNGSLIKCMLCNSMYHATCVGVSTDIFVCAACQQEIMYL encoded by the exons ATGTTTGCTCGTGAGCACCGGCCACTTCACCAG GAAGAAAATACATTTGCTCCTGAGGCTTCTGCACAAACAGAGGGAAGGAGCACCACACCAGAA tTCTTTGAAGAACTTATTGAACTGCCCTCTTCCGAGGACATTGCGGAGTGTGTCGATGAGCAGGACCAGAGGCGTGAAGAACTGCACTCCAAG CGGGAACAGAGAGTTGAAGCAGCCCAAGAAAAGCAGAAGGCTGAGTACAGGAACAGGAAAGCAAGAGGAGTGAAGACCTTCAACTTCTGTGTAGGGATGAAGGTTCTTAAAAGAAACCTTCGCAATGAGACTCGGAAGGGTGGGAAAATGGAGCAGAAGTGGACTGGTCCATACAA AGTCCTTGACATCGACTCCTCAAACCGTGTGGCACTTGAGGCTGTGAGTAATGGGAAGAAGCTCAAGAGCCGTACTCCATACAACAACCTGAGGCCATTCCTCCAGAGCCAGTTGCACTGTGACAG ACACTTATTGGACCACAGAGATGGACTGCAGCCCTCCAGCATTCAGGGACCTGTACAGCCATCACCTGACACCTCACA GTTGCCTGCTGAACTGAACAGCCTGGAGGGACAGCAGCACTGTGAAGCTCGCCTGGCTCCTTCCCTGCAACGAGAGGTTCCCCTGGCCCCTGCCCATGGAAATCCAAGTGAAGCGGCAAGGGAAGTATCCATTGAAGGGAAGTGGTTGACAGACCTACACATAGATCATGCACAGCATTTGCTCGGAAGCAGTTTTCTCAATGTTTCAGGTTTCCAGTCTACTGTTGTCTTTCAAACTGCAAAATGTGTGCATGTTAAAAGTCCCATTAATTCCTTTGTCCAAATTTTACATGTACACAACAATCACTGGCTTACAGTAAGTAACCTTCAATGTAATGATAACACTGTCAAGGTTTATGACAGCTTAAACAACAGCTTGGGAATCTCAAACAAATTTGATTGCCAGCTGGCTGCTCTACTAAACTGTAGTTCACAATTTAAAGTAGAATATGTAAAAgttcagcagcaggagggacACTCAGATTGTGGTTTGTTTGCTATTGCTTTTGCTACCAGTCTTTGTTTTGGCATCCCACCTGCAACTCAAAATTTTGTTCAGAAAGACATGAGGAGCCACCTTGCATCCTGCTTTCGGAAGGGGGTACTGGAACCTTTCCCAGTCTTTCCCTCTACCATTACCCCTACAAGTAGCAAGTGTTATGTTGTGGATTTGTGTTTACAGTGTAGGAGGCCCAAGTCTGACAATGGCAGTTTGATCAAGTGTATGTTGTGTAACAGCATGTATCATGCTACTTGTGTGGGGGTTTCTACTGACATTTTTGTTTGTGCTGCATGTCAGCAGGAAATAATGTAcctttaa